A single genomic interval of Spinacia oleracea cultivar Varoflay chromosome 6, BTI_SOV_V1, whole genome shotgun sequence harbors:
- the LOC110787664 gene encoding uncharacterized protein — MLTQQQKITLLPDKDIISLYKPLILIGIFFFLFYTLLSNRHIDHQSPQYIAKSKQTIYPYQYNTNNTNDPTNINHIVIGTSSTVDLLRYRKPYIDSWWRPNVTKGYLFLDREPTKFLPWPSSSIPYRVSESTLKYKPYDKHPTKSSIRMFRVIAETFREASREEGIRWFVMTDDDTILFIDNLVDVLQKYDHRKYFYIGENAESVLSNFDNSFEMAFGGAGYAISYPLAEALSKNVDVCIKRYPTTFGSDHLMQSCVADLGVSLTHEKGFHQIDLHKDLWGFLSAHPQAPTVSLHHLEVVDPLFPCMDRIKAVNQLMKAAKVDESRLLQQTICYDNTKHWSFSIAWGYTAQIYEKIIPPSILEMPLETFVPWRKPPKQPYMFNPRWFPKNPCDIPHLFFLQSVEIINGDNQILTTYTRRTTRDLPPCSRSSPDIPNYITNIIVISPTTKYIAQGGSRRECCDILDQVENNVTTIKYRACADNQIS, encoded by the exons ATGTTAACCCAACAACAAAAGATCACCTTGTTACCAGACAAAGATATAATCTCTTTATACAAACCACTTATTTTGATAGgtattttcttcttcttattctATACTTTGTTATCTAATCGTCACATAGATCATCAATCACCACAATACATAGCTAAATCGAAACAAACCATTTATCCTTATCAGTACAATACAAACAACACAAATGACCCTACAAATATCAATCACATTGTCATAGGGACATCAAGCACAGTGGATTTATTAAGGTATAGAAAACCCTACATCGATTCTTGGTGGCGACCTAATGTAACCAAGGGATACCTATTTCTTGACCGCGAACCAACAAAGTTCCTCCCATGGCCTTCTTCTTCCATTCCATATCGAGTTTCTGAGAGCACGTTGAAGTATAAACCTTATGACAAACATCCAACAAAGAGTAGTATCCGGATGTTTAGAGTAATCGCAGAGACTTTTAGAGAAGCATCAAGGGAAGAAGGAATTAGATGGTTTGTGATGACAGATGATGATACTATACTTTTCATAGATAACTTGGTAGATGTGTTGCAAAAATATGATCATAGGAAGTACTTTTACATAGGGGAGAATGCAGAGTCTGTGTTGTCAAATTTTGATAACTCTTTTGAGATGGCCTTTGGTGGAGCTGGTTATGCCATAAGTTATCCTCTTGCTGAGGCCTTGTCCAAGAATGTGGATGTTTGTATTAAGAGATATCCAACTACTTTTGGGAGTGATCATCTTATGCAGTCTTGTGTAGCTGATCTAGGAGTCTCTCTAACACATGAAAAGGGGTTTCATCAG ATTGATCTCCACAAAGACTTATGGGGGTTTTTATCGGCGCACCCACAAGCTCCAACCGTATCTCTTCACCACCTGGAGGTGGTTGATCCGTTGTTCCCGTGCATGGATCGAATAAAGGCAGTAAACCAGCTAATGAAAGCGGCCAAAGTAGATGAATCTAGACTTCTACAACAAACAATTTGTTACGACAATACTAAACATTGGTCATTCTCTATAGCATGGGGTTACACAGCTCAAATATACGAGAAAATCATACCTCCGAGTATACTAGAAATGCCTCTAGAGACATTTGTTCCGTGGCGAAAACCTCCAAAACAGCCTTACATGTTTAACCCACGATGGTTCCCTAAAAACCCTTGTGATATACCTCATCTTTTCTTCCTCCAATCCGTTGAGATAATCAACGGGGATAATCAAATACTGACAACATACACTCGAAGAACAACCAGGGATTTGCCACCTTGTTCGCGATCATCACCAGATATTCCTAATTATATTACCAACATTATAGTTATTTCTCCTACTACCAAATATATTGCTCAG GGGGGAAGTAGACGAGAATGTTGTGACATTCTAGATCAAGTTGAAAACAATGTTACCACGATCAAATATAGAGCTTGCGCGGATAATCAAATATCGTGA
- the LOC110787675 gene encoding tropinone reductase homolog At5g06060-like — MSNSSSICRNKRWSLSGMTALVTGGTKGIGYAVVEELAGLGARVHTCARNESELDACKRNWESKGFQVSCSVCDVTSQAQREKLMEIVSSKFTGKLNVLVNNVGTYIKKPTTEYTGEDYASVIGTNLESTYNLCQLGHPLLKASGFGSIIFMSSVAGVVAVDVGSLYGVTKGAINQLAKNLACEWAKDNIRTNSVAPWYIRTPLTQVTLGNKEYLEGVEGRTPLGRTGEVEEVSALVAFLCMPAASYITGQTICVDGGFTVNGFNPNIL; from the exons ATGTCAAATTCTAGTAGCATATGCAGAAATAAACGATGGTCTCTTTCTGGCATGACTGCTCTTGTTACTGGGGGCACTAAAGGAATCGG ATACGCAGTTGTAGAAGAACTAGCTGGATTAGGGGCAAGGGTTCATACATGTGCTAGGAACGAGTCTGAACTCGATGCTTGCAAACGCAATTGGGAGTCGAAAGGCTTTCAAGTCAGTTGTTCCGTTTGTGATGTAACATCTCAAGCCCAGAGAGAAAAACTGATGGAAATTGTCTCCTCCAAATTCACTGGCAAGCTTAATGTCCTG GTGAACAATGTTGGAACATACATAAAGAAGCCAACAACAGAGTACACAGGTGAAGATTATGCAAGTGTAATTGGAACCAACCTTGAATCAACTTACAATTTATGCCAACTTGGCCACCCTCTTCTCAAAGCATCTGGTTTTGGCAGCATCATCTTCATGTCTTCTGTTGCTGGTGTTGTGGCTGTTGATGTCGGATCACTTTACGGTGTAACAAAGG GAGCAATTAACCAACTAGCAAAGAACTTGGCATGTGAGTGGGCAAAGGATAACATTAGGACCAATTCTGTTGCACCTTGGTACATCCGTACACCTCTTACTCAAGTG ACCCTTGGTAACAAAGAGTATTTGGAAGGAGTGGAAGGAAGAACCCCTCTTGGAAGGACAGGGGAGGTGGAAGAAGTGTCTGCGTTGGTGGCGTTTCTATGCATGCCTGCTGCCTCGTACATTACTGGTCAGACTATTTGTGTCGATGGAGGTTTCACTGTCAATGGCTTCAACCCCAACATTTTGTGA
- the LOC130459070 gene encoding uncharacterized protein isoform X2, giving the protein MNLSIGNTATNSSNFPAIFQNPSFLPRNNSSITPKILSNSHPKTLIITASSNSSSNNNQNTPTNSSRDHRWSLSGMTALVTGGTRGIGLAIVEELLGFGAIVHTCARNEVELDNCLKSWENQGFNVSGSVCDVSSWEQREKLLDTVSSVFYGKLNILVNNVGTNIRKPIVHFTPQEYSTLMTTNFESVFHLSQLGHPLLKASGCGSIVFVSSVSGFVSLKSMSLQGATKGAINQLTRSLACEWAKDNIRSNAVAPWYIKTTMVEKVLSNEDYLEEVYSRTPLCRLGDPAEVSSLVAFLCLPASAYITGQIICVDGGIWSLNGMTAFVTGGTKGIGFLPSFDVEELASFGARVHRCARNESELEACKCNWEIKGFQVNCSVCDVTSRSQRQKLMEIVSSKFNGKLNMLANNAGTGIVQPTEEFKAEDYATIMATNLELTFHLCQLAHPFLKASGFGNIILISSVAGVVALNVGSVYGTTKGAMNQLAKNLACEWAKDNNRTNSVAPWFIRTPLTDPILSDKETLEGIEGRTPLGRIGKPEEVSSLVAFLCMPAASYIIGQTICVDGGYTVNGFIPNIM; this is encoded by the exons ATGAATTTAAGCATCGGTAACACCGCCACAAATTCATCTAATTTCCCTGCAATTTTCCAAAACCCATCTTTTTTACCCAgaaataattcatcaataaCCCCTAAAATTCTCTCAAATAGTCACCCAAAAACTCTAATAATAACGGCTTCTTCAAATAGCAGCAGCAACAATAATCAAAACACACCCACAAACAGCAGCAGAGATCATCGGTGGTCTCTTAGTGGGATGACGGCTTTAGTCACCGGCGGCACTCGTGGAATTGG GCTTGCAATTGTGGAGGAATTGTTGGGTTTTGGAGCAATTGTGCATACTTGTGCTAGAAATGAAGTTGAGCTTGATAATTGCTTGAAAAGTTGGGAAAATCAAGGGTTTAATGTTAGTGGGTCAGTTTGTGATGTGTCTTCTTGGGAGCAACGAGAGAAGCTTCTGGATACTGTTTCATCTGTTTTTTATGGCAAGCTTAACATTCTT GTCAATAATGTTGGGACAAATATACGGAAACCAATTGTTCACTTCACTCCACAAGAATATTCGACACTGATGACTACAAATTTTGAGTCTGTTTTCCATTTAAGCCAGCTGGGTCATCCTCTCCTAAAAGCTTCTGGCTGTGGAAGTATTGTGTTTGTTTCTTCTGTTTCTGGTTTTGTTTCCCTGAAATCGATGTCTCTTCAAGGAGCAACTAAAG GAGCAATTAATCAACTGACTCGAAGTTTGGCATGTGAATGGGCAAAAGACAATATTAGGAGCAATGCTGTTGCGCCTTGGTACATCAAAACCACTATGGTAGAAAAG GTTTTAAGCAATGAAGATTATCTAGAGGAAGTTTATTCTCGTACACCACTTTGTCGTCTTGGAGACCCAGCAGAAGTCTCTTCTCTGGTTGCATTCCTTTGCCTCCCTGCATCTGCTTACATTACTGGTCAAATTATTTGTGTTGATGGCGGAAT ATGGTCTCTTAATGGCATGACTGCTTTTGTTACTGGGGGCACTAAAGGAATCGGGTTTCTCCCT TCATTCGATGTGGAAGAACTAGCAAGCTTTGGGGCAAGGGTTCATAGATGTGCTAGAAATGAGAGTGAACTTGAAGCATGCAAATGCAACTGGGAGATAAAAGGCTTTCAAGTCAATTGTTCTGTTTGTGATGTAACATCTCGATCCCAGAGACAGAAGCTGATGGAGATTGTCTCCTCCAAGTTCAATGGGAAGCTCAATATGTTG GCGAACAATGCCGGGACTGGCATAGTTCAACCAACAGAGGAGTTCAAAGCTGAAGACTATGCAACTATAATGGCCACCAACCTTGAATTGACTTTTCATTTATGCCAACTTGCTCATCCATTCCTCAAAGCATCTGGGTTTGGCAACATCATCCTCATATCTTCTGTTGCAGGTGTTGTGGCTCTCAATGTTGGCTCTGTTTATGGCACAACAAAAG GAGCAATGAACCAACTAGCAAAGAATTTGGCATGTGAATGGGCAAAGGATAATAACAGGACTAATTCTGTTGCACCATGGTTCATCCGGACCCCTCTTACTGACCCG ATTCTTAGTGACAAAGAAACTTTGGAAGGAATTGAAGGAAGAACTCCTCTTGGAAGAATAGGAAAGCCGGAAGAGGTGTCGTCGTTGGTGGCATTTCTATGCATGCCTGCAGCTTCTTACATTATTGGACAGACCATATGTGTAGATGGAGGTTACACTGTCAATGGCTTCATTCCCAACATTATGTAA
- the LOC110787677 gene encoding LOW QUALITY PROTEIN: tropinone reductase homolog At2g29360-like (The sequence of the model RefSeq protein was modified relative to this genomic sequence to represent the inferred CDS: inserted 2 bases in 1 codon): MSNSSSSCRNKRWSLTGMTALVTGGTKGIGHAVVEELAGLGARVHTCARNETELEACKSNWETKGFQVSCSVCDVKSQSQIEKLMETVSFQFNGKLNILVNNVGTCVWKPTTEYTGEDYASIMCTNLESAYNLCQLGHPLLKASGFGSIIFMSSVAGVVAVDVGSIYGITKGAMNQVAKNLACEWAKDNIRTNSVAPWFIRTPLTQVGLSNKEFRXRTPLGRTGEMEEVSALVGFLCMPAASYITGQTICVDGGFTINGFNPPTISFCN; the protein is encoded by the exons ATGTCAAACTCTAGTAGCAGTTGCAGAAATAAACGATGGTCTCTTACTGGCATGACTGCTCTTGTTACTGGGGGCACTAAAGGAATCGG ACACGCAGTTGTGGAAGAACTAGCAGGATTAGGTGCAAGGGTTCATACATGTGCTAGGAACGAGACTGAGCTCGAAGCTtgcaaaagcaattgggagacTAAAGGCTTTCAAGTGAGTTGTTCTGTTTGTGATGTAAAATCGCAAAGCCAGATAGAAAAGCTGATGGAAACCGTCTCCTTCCAGTTCAACGGCAAACTCAATATCCTG GTGAACAATGTAGGGACTTGCGTATGGAAGCCAACAACAGAGTACACAGGTGAAGATTATGCAAGTATAATGTGCACCAACCTTGAATCAGCATACAATTTATGCCAACTTGGCCACCCTCTTCTCAAGGCATCTGGTTTTGGCAGTATCATCTTCATGTCTTCCGTTGCTGGCGTTGTAGCTGTTGATGTTGGATCAATTTATGGCATAACAAAGG GAGCAATGAACCAAGTAGCAAAGAACTTGGCGTGTGAATGGGCAAAGGATAATATTAGGACCAACTCTGTTGCACCATGGTTCATCCGTACCCCTCTTACTCAAGTG GGACTTAGTAACAAAGAATTTCG GAGAACTCCCCTTGGAAGGACAGGGGAGATGGAGGAGGTGTCCGCATTGGTGGGGTTTTTATGCATGCCTGCGGCTTCATACATTACTGGTCAGACCATTTGTGTTGATGGAGGTTTTACCATCAATGGCTTCAACCCCCCAACCATCTCATTTTGTAACTGA
- the LOC130459070 gene encoding tropinone reductase homolog At2g29260, chloroplastic-like isoform X1, producing MNLSIGNTATNSSNFPAIFQNPSFLPRNNSSITPKILSNSHPKTLIITASSNSSSNNNQNTPTNSSRDHRWSLSGMTALVTGGTRGIGLAIVEELLGFGAIVHTCARNEVELDNCLKSWENQGFNVSGSVCDVSSWEQREKLLDTVSSVFYGKLNILVNNVGTNIRKPIVHFTPQEYSTLMTTNFESVFHLSQLGHPLLKASGCGSIVFVSSVSGFVSLKSMSLQGATKGAINQLTRSLACEWAKDNIRSNAVAPWYIKTTMVEKVLSNEDYLEEVYSRTPLCRLGDPAEVSSLVAFLCLPASAYITGQIICVDGGMSVNGFYPKMDFQ from the exons ATGAATTTAAGCATCGGTAACACCGCCACAAATTCATCTAATTTCCCTGCAATTTTCCAAAACCCATCTTTTTTACCCAgaaataattcatcaataaCCCCTAAAATTCTCTCAAATAGTCACCCAAAAACTCTAATAATAACGGCTTCTTCAAATAGCAGCAGCAACAATAATCAAAACACACCCACAAACAGCAGCAGAGATCATCGGTGGTCTCTTAGTGGGATGACGGCTTTAGTCACCGGCGGCACTCGTGGAATTGG GCTTGCAATTGTGGAGGAATTGTTGGGTTTTGGAGCAATTGTGCATACTTGTGCTAGAAATGAAGTTGAGCTTGATAATTGCTTGAAAAGTTGGGAAAATCAAGGGTTTAATGTTAGTGGGTCAGTTTGTGATGTGTCTTCTTGGGAGCAACGAGAGAAGCTTCTGGATACTGTTTCATCTGTTTTTTATGGCAAGCTTAACATTCTT GTCAATAATGTTGGGACAAATATACGGAAACCAATTGTTCACTTCACTCCACAAGAATATTCGACACTGATGACTACAAATTTTGAGTCTGTTTTCCATTTAAGCCAGCTGGGTCATCCTCTCCTAAAAGCTTCTGGCTGTGGAAGTATTGTGTTTGTTTCTTCTGTTTCTGGTTTTGTTTCCCTGAAATCGATGTCTCTTCAAGGAGCAACTAAAG GAGCAATTAATCAACTGACTCGAAGTTTGGCATGTGAATGGGCAAAAGACAATATTAGGAGCAATGCTGTTGCGCCTTGGTACATCAAAACCACTATGGTAGAAAAG GTTTTAAGCAATGAAGATTATCTAGAGGAAGTTTATTCTCGTACACCACTTTGTCGTCTTGGAGACCCAGCAGAAGTCTCTTCTCTGGTTGCATTCCTTTGCCTCCCTGCATCTGCTTACATTACTGGTCAAATTATTTGTGTTGATGGCGGAATGTCCGTCAATGGTTTCTATCCCAAAATGGATTTTCAATAG